The nucleotide sequence TTCCGCCCTGCTGGTCAGCACCTCTAAACAGATGCCGCTCTGCGTACAGGAACTGCACAAGCGCGGGCTGCGCTTCCCCGTCATCGTGGGCGGCGCGGCAATCAACCGCGCCTATGGCCGGCGCATCATCTTCGTGGGCGACGACGACCAGAAAGCGCCCTATGAATCGGGGCTGTTCTATGCCAAAGACGCCTTCGAGGGGCTGGAGATCATGGATAAGCTCTCCGACCCACAGAGGCGCGAATCGTTTGTCGCGCAGATCAGGCGCGAGGCCATCGAAGCTGCCCAGAATGCTCAGCAGGCCGCCGAAAGCAGAGCCAACGAGGCCGCGAGCAAACCGCAGGCTCCAGCGGTCATCGCGCTGGACCGCAGCCGTTTCGCGCTCGACACGCTGCCAACGCCGCCCTTCTGGGGGCCGCGCGTGCTGGAGCGCATCGGGCTAGAAGAGGTGGCCGCGTGTATGGACCTCAACACACTCTATCGCCTGCACTGGGGCGGCAAGGCGCATGGCGAGGAGTTCAAACGGCTGGTCCGCGAAGATTTCGAGCCGCGCCTGGAGCGCATGCTGCGCGAGGCGCGCCAGCGGCGCTACATGGAGCCAAAAGCCGTCTACGGCTATTATCCCTGCCAGAGCGATGGCGACGAACTGATTCTTTACGACCCGCAGGACCATAACCGCGAGATCGAGCGTTTCACCATGCCGCGCCAGCCAGACCAGGAGCGGCTCTGTCTGGCTGATTACTTCGCTTCGGTGGCATCAGGGCGCAAGGATGTGGTCGCGCTGCAAGTCGTCACTGTCGGCCAGAAGACAACCGACCTGATTGACGAGCTACAGGCCAGCGGCGACTACTCCGCCGCCTACTACATTCACGGGCTGGGCGCAGAGATGGCCGAGGGTATGGCCGAATACGTCCATCGTATTGTGCGCCGCGAACTTGGGCTGTTGGCAGAGCAAGGCAAACGTTATAGCTGGGGCTATCCGGCCATCCCCGAACTGGAAGATCACGTCAAAGTATTCCGGGCGCTGCCGGTACGCGAAACCATCGGCGTCGATCTGACTATCTCACACCAGCTTGTGCCGGAACAGTCCACCGCAGCCATCGTGGCGCATCACCCCAGGGCGGTCTACTTCAGCGTTCGCCAGGCCCGCGAGGCAGCGCCAGCGATCTAATCTCACATCTCGGCGCATATCACTTGTAGCGCCGCCTTCCAGGCGGCAAGTCGTCTAGCCGCCTGGAAGGCGGCGCTACAGACGGCAGGCGTTCATTCGCCTGCATGATACGTCTTGAAGGGCCAGAGGCTCATCTCCTGAGTCCAGGCGCTGGGCGGCTGTTGCAACAGAAAGAGGATCGCATCTGCGATGTCTTCGGGGCGCAAATACTTTGCGCCAGGGCGAGGCATCCAACCTTTGCGCTGTCCTGAGAAGCCCGTCTCGGCTATGCTGCCGGGCATGATCGTCGTCACCCGGATATTCAGGTCGCTCACCTCAGCGGCCAGCGATTGCGCCAGGCCATGCAGCCCGAACTTGCTGGCGCAATACGCCGCCATGTTCGGATAGCCCTGCTTGCCCGCGCCCGACGAGATCATGATAATATGCCCGCTGCGCTGCTCCTTCATCGCTGGCAAAACAGCCTGCGAACAAAGAAACGGACCAGTCAGGTTGACATCCAGCGTGCGCCGCCATTCTTCCACCGGCGTTTCTTCGACGCGGCTCACGGGGCCGCCAACACCCGCGTTGTTGACCAGCACATCAATCCGCCCGAAGCGTTCCAACGTCTGCGCAGCGATGCGCCGGGCATCAGCGGGACTGGCGACATCGGCGTCAAGCGGCTCACAGACCCCGTTGGCAGCAGTAATCTCCGCCGCCAGCCGGTCAAGATCAGTCCTGGTTCGCCCAACAGCTACCAGGCTCGCCCCCTCGCGGGCAAGCACCAGAGCGATAGCGCGTCCAGCGCCCCGCCCGGCTCCGGTCACAATAGCCACCTTATTCTCTAATGCTGGCATCGCTGGACCTCCTGAAGTGTATCGTGAGAACGTCTCTTCTCCTCACAGAGTACCGCGAAGGGGACTTCTGCGCAATGGGGAAGAGGCGCCTCTTCCCCATTGCCCCCATTTCAGCGCACTTTTTGCAAAAAACAATAGGACTGCTTTCCTATTGAAATAGATCATGACCGCGCCCTCGCGGAAGCAGGTTAGATGACTTCGCCCCAGGATAGTCCACCAGCAGCGAGCAGAAAGGTTCACGCTCGATAGCTTGCCGGGCATGATATACTCTTTCCAGCCTTACGGCCCATTGCTTGCCCAGCGTCTTGTAAACGCCCAGGTGAAGCGGGCGAGCAAGCTGAAAGCGCCTGGAAGAGCGCCCCTATTCCGGCGGCATGCTCTCAGGGGCCGGTGTATCATAAACCTATGAGCGCGGTTCTCACTATGCCACCGCGTACCTGATGCCAGACGGGACGAACTGATAGGGAGGTTTCCCATGCGCTCTCTACCGTATCGCAAACCATTCTTCTCAACCATCGGCAGCAAAGTGTTGATCGGTCTGCTGGTGGCAGCCCTCCTGCCTCTGATCGCCAGCATTCTCATCTCGCTGTTCCAGATGAATACCATGAACAGCCAGGCGCGCAGCACCAGCAGCACTGCGCTGATGACCAACGCCCAGCAGGCGTTGCAGACACAGGCCAGCAATATCGATCAGACCATCAGTAAGCAGATGCAATTGATCGCCAACACTACCCAGGAACTGGCAAATTACGCCGGGTATCTACTCTCCAACCCCGATGTTTTTGGCGCTGGAGTCTATGATCAGTTCGAGACGGTAGCTCAAGACCCAATCAAGGGTCAGTGGTATAACCCCGTCACCGATCCAGATAGTCTCTTCCTGCCCAACACGATCACCGAAATAACGCCAACAATGAAGCAGCAAATCAATATCCTGACCTACATAGATGCGGTGTTCAAGGCGCACTACGACCAGGACCAATATCCGACCTATATTGGTACCGCCCTCGGCATTACGCGCTATTACGCGCCAGATCCAAAGAATCCCAAGCATAATGCTGATTTAGCGCACATAGTACCCCCTGACTTTGATATTACCAAACGTCCCTGGTTTGTGGCAGCCAATCAAAAGAACGATCCCAAAAAGCTGCCAGTACTCACGTCGGTTTACTTTG is from Ktedonobacterales bacterium and encodes:
- a CDS encoding SDR family oxidoreductase → MPALENKVAIVTGAGRGAGRAIALVLAREGASLVAVGRTRTDLDRLAAEITAANGVCEPLDADVASPADARRIAAQTLERFGRIDVLVNNAGVGGPVSRVEETPVEEWRRTLDVNLTGPFLCSQAVLPAMKEQRSGHIIMISSGAGKQGYPNMAAYCASKFGLHGLAQSLAAEVSDLNIRVTTIMPGSIAETGFSGQRKGWMPRPGAKYLRPEDIADAILFLLQQPPSAWTQEMSLWPFKTYHAGE